CTGAGGCGCACACCTACGGCCTGGTCGACGAACTGGTCACCGGCGGCGTCGAGCCGGCCCTGCGGGCCCAGCTCCAACGGATCTTCCGGTCCGCGCCGCCGGCGCTGGCCGAAACCAAGCGGTACTACGACCGGTTGAGCGCCGCCGACCTCGACGAACAGATCGAGGCGGGCCTCGACCTGTTCACCGGCTGGCTGGCCCGGCCGGACGTCCTGGCCGGGGTCACCGCCTTCGGGGAGGGCTTCGCACCACCGTGGTTCGCACGCTATCGAGGGCGGATGGATGTTCCAGGTCATTCGGGTACGTGAGGTGGAGCCCGGCATCGCCGAGCTGACCCTCGACGACGCCGAGCACGACAACCGGCTCAGCGACCGGCTCTGCGACGAGCTGCTCGCCGCCCTGGCACAGCTCGCCGCAGACCCGCAGCTCAAGGTGCTGCTGCTGCGCGGGCGACCGGAGGTGTTCTGCGCCGGGGCCACCATGGACGCGCTGCAACGGGTGCTCTCCGGCACCCTGCACGTCAAGGACCTGCTGCTGTCCCGGCCCATGCTGGACTTCCCGGTGCCGATCGTCGGCGCCCTCGAAGGGCACGCGGTCGGCGGCGGCCTGGTGCTCGCGCTCTGCTGCGACCTTGTCGTGGCCGCCCGCAACCGCCGGTACAGCATGAACTTCGCCCGGATGGGCTTCACCCCGGCGATGGGCACCACCACGCTGCTGCCGGCCGCTGTCGGCGCCGCCACCGCCGCCGAGATGGCCCTGACCGCCCGCTACTACAAGGGCAGCGACCTCGACGGACGCGGCCTGTTCAACGCGGTCGTGCCGGCCGCCGAGGTCGTCGACACCGCCCTCGAGTACGCCCGGCGCATCGCCGAGAAACCCCGTCACGTGCTGGAGCTGACCAAGGAGAGTCTCGCCCAGCCCCGACGGCAACTGCTGCGCGCGGCGATGTCCCGCGAGCACCTCATGCACCGGGTCTGCTTCGGCCGACCCGAGGTCGCGGACATCGTCGCCGAGACCTACCTCACCTGAGAAGTACCACCGAGAAGGAGCACGAACATGGAACGCCAGCAGGTCGTCGACGTGGTGACCAAGCACATCCGACTCAACGCCGAGGGCCTCGACGACAAGCCCGTCGACACCTCGAAGTCGATGAAGGAGTTCGGCCTCGGCAGCCTCGACATCGTCGAGATCGTGTCGGCCTCGATGCGGGAACTCAAGATCCGGGTGCCCCGTACCGAACTGGCCAACCTGGCCAACATCGACGAGTTGGTCGACCTCTTCCTGAAGGTCAGGCAGGAGCAGTAGGTCCCGGTCCCGCAGGAGCAGTAGGTCCACGTTCAGCAGGCGCAGCACGCGAGGAAGGGTTGAGCCGGATGGCCCCCGAGCGCAGTCACCCGTCGGACCCGACACCCCGGTCCGCAGCCGAACCGATCGCCGTGATCGGTCTGAGCTGCCGGTTCCCCGGTGCCGGCGACGCCGACGCCTTCTGGCGTCTGCTCGTCGGCGGCGGGGACGCGATCACCGAGGTGCCCCGGGACCGCTGGGACGCCGACGCTCTCTTCGACGCCGACCTCGCCGAGCCCGGGACGACGAACAGCCGCTGGGGCGGCTTCGTCGACGGAGTGGACCGGTTCGACCCCCACTTCTTCGGCGTCTCCCCGGGCGAGGCGGCCAGCATGGACCCGCAACACCGCCTGCTGCTCGAGGTCACCTGGGAGGCGTTGGAACGGGCCGGGGTCGTCCCGGGGCGGCTGGCCGGCAGCGACACCGGCGTCTACGTCGGCATCGGCACCGACGACTACGCCCAGGTCGCCTTCGCCGACCCGGCCGACCTGAACGCGTACTACGTCACCGGCAACGCGCTCAGCCTCGCGGTCAACCGGCTGTCGTACCTGCTCGACCTGCACGGCCCGAGCCTGGCCCTGGACACCGGCTGCTCGTCGTCCCTGGTCGCCGTGCACCTGGCGTGCCAGAGCCTGCGCTCGGGCGAAACCACCGTCGCCCTCGCCGGCGGCGTCAACCTCATGCTCTCGCCGAAGGCCACCATCGGGCTCTCCCAGACCTGGATGATGGCCGCCGACGGGCGCTGCAAGAGCTTCGACGCCGCCGCCGACGGCTACGTCCGCGGCGAGGGCTGCGGGATGGTCGTCCTCAAACGGCTCGCCGACGCGCGCCGCGACGGCGATCCCGTACTCGCCGTCATCCGGGGCACCGCGATGAACCAGAACGGACGCGGGGAGGCGCTGACCGCCCCGCACGCCGGCGCCCAGCAGACCGTCGTCCGCGACGCCCTGCGCGACGCCGGGGTCACCCCCGAGCAGGTCGACCTGATCGAGGCGCACGGGGTCGGCACCCCGCTCGCCGACGTGGTCGAGGCGACCGCCCTGACCAGGGTCTTCGGCGCGGACCGGGACGCCGACCGGCCGTGCGCGCTCGGCTCGGTCAAGACCAACATCGGCCACCTGGAGATGGCCGCCGGCATCGCCAGCCTGATCAAGGTGGTGCTCTCCCTCCAGCACGGGACCATCCCCCCGCACCTGCACCTCGACACGATCAACCCGCAGACCGGGCTGGCCGACGCGCCGTTCGTCCTTCCGGCCACGCCGCTGCCCTGGCCGCGCGCCGACCGCCCCCGCCTCGCCGGCGTCAACTCGTTCGGCCTGGGCGGCGTCAACGTGCACCTGGTGGTCGCTGAACCCCCGGCCGACGACGCGTCCGTGCCCCGGGCCGACGTCGCGTCCGTGCCCCTGGTTGGCATGTCGTCGTCCACGCCCGCGGCCGACCGTTCGTCCGGGCCGGTGGCCGTGCTTTCGGCGGGGCACGGTGTCGACGCGGGCGAGCCGGGTGCCGGCAGTGGACCGCTGATGCTGCCGCTGTCGGCGCGCAACGCCGCCGCGCTGCGGGACCTCGCCGAGCGGTACGTCACCCTGCTGACCGCCCCGGACGGACCCGACTTCACCGCCGTGTGCGCGACCGCCGCCACCGGACGTACCCACTTCGCCCACCGCCTCGCGGTCGTCGCCCCCGACGCGCCGACCGCCGCCGCCCGCCTCGATGCCTGGCTAGCCGGCACCACCGACCCCGACGTCCACCACGGCGTCCACCACGGCGTCGTCGACCCGGCTGAGGTGGTAGCAGGGGACCCCTCCTCATCAAAAAGCGGTAGCAGGGGACCCCTGCTACCAAGCGACGCGAGCGGCCAGGCGGTCCGTTACGTGCGGGGCGACGACCCGGCGGAGCCGGGCGTCGGACGCTTGCCCCGGGTGGTGCTGCCGACCTACCCGTTCCAGCGGAAGCGGTACTGGATCGAGTCCCGCCCGGCTGACCGTGCCGAGCGGACGGCGCAGGTGCCGGAACTGGTCCGGCTGGTCGCCGAGGCCGTACCGGCCGAGCGCCGCACCCGGCTCGCCGACGCGCTCGCCAGCCTGGTGGCCGAGACCCTCGGCACCGAGGACGACAGCCCGATCGACCCCCGGCAGGGCTTCTTCGCCCTCGGCATGACCTCCCTGATGGCGGTCAACCTGCAGAACCGGTTGCAGCGGGCGCTCGGTGACGCGTATCGGCTGCCGCTGACCCTGGTCTTCCAGTACTCGTCGGTCGCCGCCCTGACCGACCACCTCGCCCGCGAGGTCTTCGGGCTGGACACCCCCGCACCGGCCCGCGCCCTGCCGGCCGCCCCCGCCCTCACCGCCGACGCGCTCGCCGCGCTCTCCGAGGACGAGGCCCTGTCGCTGCTGCGCCGACACCTGACCGACACCGCCACCGATCTCTCCCCGGTCAAGCAGGCGCTGCTGGCCCTCGGCCGGGACACCAGCGTCCGCCCGTCGCACGGAGAGCCGAT
The nucleotide sequence above comes from Micromonospora pallida. Encoded proteins:
- a CDS encoding polyketide synthase: MFQVIRVREVEPGIAELTLDDAEHDNRLSDRLCDELLAALAQLAADPQLKVLLLRGRPEVFCAGATMDALQRVLSGTLHVKDLLLSRPMLDFPVPIVGALEGHAVGGGLVLALCCDLVVAARNRRYSMNFARMGFTPAMGTTTLLPAAVGAATAAEMALTARYYKGSDLDGRGLFNAVVPAAEVVDTALEYARRIAEKPRHVLELTKESLAQPRRQLLRAAMSREHLMHRVCFGRPEVADIVAETYLT
- a CDS encoding phosphopantetheine-binding protein, encoding MERQQVVDVVTKHIRLNAEGLDDKPVDTSKSMKEFGLGSLDIVEIVSASMRELKIRVPRTELANLANIDELVDLFLKVRQEQ